The following proteins are encoded in a genomic region of Sebastes fasciatus isolate fSebFas1 chromosome 12, fSebFas1.pri, whole genome shotgun sequence:
- the gja9a gene encoding gap junction alpha-9 protein, whose translation MGDWNFLGGILEEVHIHSTMVGKIWLTILFIFRMLVLGVAAEDVWNDEQADFICNTEQPGCRNVCYDHAFPISLIRYWVLQVIFVSSPSLVYMGHALYRLRALEKTRQKKKALLRRELEMVDVELPDSRKRIEREMKQLDQGKLNKAPLRGSLLRTYVAHVVTRSVVEVAFMTGQYLLYGFHLYPLFKCERDPCPNAVDCYVSRPTEKSVFMVFMQCIAGISLSLNILEIIHLSYKKIKKGMLDFYPHLRDEKDELDDYYANKYKKESVVQICTGVPRKATIASAPSHYNLLMERAQGTIMYPNLIKPSTFLPLQGELATQHYLDDSRCSAQSPPHCNCTSTTNELCSPCCDSLINPKEEAVDFVHLPPHSKENGGSERGSSDSPKCPQTTVDASSLPTLPVSASKRPWRAHGSLKCSTVLEGKSSDTDSYGGAKASSGHPPTQTQSKSDAKHQSRPSSPESLDDSSSGSRHNPRPPSFNRKTSVASNASSRRAADLQI comes from the coding sequence ATGGGGGACTGGAACTTCCTCGGGGGGATTTTGGAGGAGGTGCATATCCATTCCACCATGGTAGGCAAGATCTGGCTCACCATCCTCTTCATCTTCCGTATGCTGGTCCTCGGCGTGGCAGCCGAGGACGTGTGGAACGACGAGCAGGCCGATTTCATATGCAACACGGAGCAGCCCGGGTGCAGGAACGTGTGCTACGACCACGCTTTCCCGATCTCCCTCATTCGCTACTGGGTGCTGCAGGTCATTTTCGTGTCTTCTCCCTCGCTGGTTTACATGGGCCACGCTCTCTACAGGCTGCGGGCGCTGGAGAAGACCCGGCAGAAGAAGAAGGCCCTGCTGCGGAGGGAGCTGGAGATGGTGGACGTGGAGCTGCCGGATTCCAGGAAGAGGATTGAGCGTGAAATGAAACAGCTGGATCAGGGGAAGCTCAACAAAGCTCCTCTGAGGGGCTCTCTGCTGCGAACCTACGTGGCTCACGTCGTCACTCGCTCTGTCGTCGAAGTGGCCTTCATGACAGGCCAGTACCTCCTTTACGGCTTTCACCTCTACCCGCTCTTCAAGTGTGAGCGGGACCCTTGTCCAAACGCCGTGGACTGTTACGTCTCCAGACCGACAGAGAAAAGTGTCTTCATGGTGTTCATGCAGTGCATTGCTGGAATCTCCCTCTCCCTAAACATCCTGGAGATCATACATCTGAGCTACAAGAAGATTAAAAAGGGCATGTTAGACTTCTACCCTCACTTGAGAGATGAGAAGGATGAACTCGATGACTACTACGCCAACAAGTATAAAAAAGAATCCGTTGTGCAAATATGCACCGGCGTACCCCGAAAGGCAACGATCGCCTCTGCACCCAGTCACTACAACCTCTTGATGGAGAGGGCGCAGGGCACAATTATGTACCCGAACCTTATCAAACCTTCAACTTTTCTACCTCTTCAGGGCGAGCTGGCCACTCAGCATTATTTGGATGATTCCAGATGTTCAGCTCAGAGCCCCCCGCACTGTAACTGCACCTCGACTACCAACGAGCTCTGCTCTCCGTGCTGCGACTCCCTGATTAACCCAAAGGAGGAGGCTGTGGACTTTGTGCATCTTCCTCCACACAGTAAAGAGAACGGAGGCAGCGAAAGAGGGAGCTCAGACTCTCCAAAATGCCCACAGACGACAGTTGACGCTTCCTCTCTCCCCACGCTGCCAGTTAGCGCATCAAAGAGGCCGTGGAGGGCTCACGGCTCTTTAAAATGCTCCACCGTGTTGGAGGGGAAAAGCTCCGATACAGACTCATATGGGGGTGCAAAGGCCAGCAGTGGACATCCCCCCACCCAAACACAGTCAAAATCAGATGCCAAACATCAAAGCCGGCCCTCCAGCCCAGAGTCACTGGATGACTCCAGCTCAGGGTCCAGGCACAATCCCAGACCCCCTTCCTTCAACCGCAAAACATCAGTGGCAAGTAATGCGAGCAGCAGACGAGCGGCGGACCTGCAAATCTAA
- the LOC141778667 gene encoding c-Myc-binding protein-like — MAHYRAPDPKREQFRRYLEKAGVVDSLTSVLVALYEQPEKPSNALEFVKQLLNAVGQTSPDTEALQQEVVDLTQRCARLAEENKDLKTRLLRYEPEDGATTAD, encoded by the exons ATGGCACATTATAGA gCTCCAGACCCCAAAAGGGAACAGTTTCGGAGATACTTGGAGAAAGCTGGTGTTGTTGACAGTCTTACCAGTG ttctGGTGGCTTTGTATGAACAACCTGAAAAGCCCAGCAATGCTCTGGA ATTTGTGAAGCAGCTTCTCAATGCTGTCGGTCAGACTTCACCAGACACCGAGGCTCTGCAGCAGGAGGTGGTTGACTTGACGCAGAGGTGTGCACGCCTGGCAGAGGAAAACAAAGATCTCAAAACAAGG TTGCTGCgttatgaacctgaagatggaGCCACCACCGCTGACTAG